In a genomic window of Dyadobacter fermentans DSM 18053:
- a CDS encoding YciI family protein, which translates to MKTLYCTLLACLLSAAAHAQNAYDSTLAKKLGADEYGMKKYVMVFLKTGSATNVPKSSSDSAFAGHMQNINRLVESGKLVVAGPFFKNDKYRGIFILNTDSIEEGRKLVETDPAVQAKLLDMDLLLWYGSAALAETLEIHKKIEKKSH; encoded by the coding sequence ATGAAAACGCTGTATTGCACACTGCTCGCCTGCCTGCTTTCTGCCGCGGCCCACGCGCAAAACGCCTACGATTCCACCCTGGCCAAAAAGCTCGGCGCGGATGAATATGGCATGAAAAAGTACGTCATGGTGTTCCTCAAAACAGGAAGCGCGACGAATGTTCCCAAAAGCTCTTCCGACAGCGCATTCGCCGGCCATATGCAAAACATTAACCGCCTGGTCGAAAGCGGGAAGCTCGTAGTGGCCGGCCCGTTCTTCAAAAACGACAAATACCGGGGCATTTTCATACTCAATACTGATTCCATCGAGGAAGGCCGCAAGCTGGTGGAAACGGACCCGGCGGTGCAGGCGAAATTGCTCGATATGGATTTGCTGCTGTGGTATGGCTCCGCGGCACTGGCCGAAACACTCGAAATCCACAAGAAGATCGAGAAAAAAAGCCATTAA
- a CDS encoding SelT/SelW/SelH family protein: MKPTIEIEYCPKCGWLLRAAWMAQELLTTFSDDLHAVKLRPSEVAGRYTITIDKQLLWDRKREGHFPEPKEIKQRVRDVAAPDRDLGHNDRSK; this comes from the coding sequence ATGAAACCTACCATAGAAATCGAATACTGCCCGAAATGCGGCTGGCTGCTCAGGGCTGCCTGGATGGCGCAGGAGCTGCTGACCACGTTTTCGGATGACCTTCATGCCGTGAAGCTCCGGCCGTCGGAGGTGGCCGGGCGCTATACTATTACAATAGACAAACAGCTGTTGTGGGACAGGAAGCGGGAGGGGCATTTTCCGGAACCCAAGGAAATCAAGCAGCGCGTTCGCGATGTCGCCGCACCCGACCGGGATCTGGGCCATAACGATCGATCAAAGTAA
- a CDS encoding response regulator transcription factor: MSTLKLGIADDHELFRKGFISMLSGIPDFEFILEAGNGQELLDRLPANTPDIVFMDLQMPVMDGIQATEAAFERFPNIKIIVVSMYNEDRFVIHMLEKGVQGYLLKDTSPDEVEKAIRRVHEEGFYYNDFVSKAMHRKMVNRQVNKHPFFPNACNVALSSREKEVLQLICDGLSTTEIGDKLFISVRTVEGHRLRVLEKTGTKSTAAAVAFAYKNQLLS, from the coding sequence ATGAGCACCCTTAAACTAGGAATCGCCGACGATCACGAATTGTTCAGAAAGGGGTTTATCTCCATGCTGAGCGGCATTCCCGATTTCGAATTCATACTGGAAGCCGGCAACGGCCAGGAACTGCTGGACCGGCTGCCCGCCAATACGCCCGACATCGTCTTCATGGACCTGCAAATGCCCGTGATGGATGGCATACAGGCCACGGAAGCCGCTTTCGAGCGCTTTCCGAACATCAAGATCATCGTCGTTTCGATGTATAATGAAGACCGTTTCGTGATCCACATGCTCGAAAAAGGCGTGCAGGGATATTTGCTGAAAGATACCAGTCCCGACGAAGTGGAAAAAGCCATCCGGCGCGTGCACGAAGAAGGTTTCTACTACAACGACTTCGTGTCCAAGGCCATGCACCGCAAAATGGTGAACCGGCAGGTCAACAAGCACCCATTCTTCCCGAATGCATGTAATGTGGCACTTTCATCGCGCGAAAAAGAGGTACTGCAACTGATCTGCGACGGACTTTCAACCACAGAAATCGGCGATAAGCTTTTCATCAGCGTCCGCACAGTCGAAGGCCACCGGTTACGGGTTTTGGAAAAAACAGGCACGAAAAGCACCGCGGCGGCTGTCGCATTTGCCTACAAAAACCAGCTGCTGAGCTAA
- a CDS encoding type 1 glutamine amidotransferase domain-containing protein, with translation MKVLIVCTNHDSYPAKTNKTGLWLNELTHFYDVMARRRIIMDFVSPLGGAIPVDERSLDLKDECNARYWEDAAFREKLQNSLKPSDIIASDYRVIYFAGGHGAMWDFEENIELQTIARTIYERNGMIIAVAHGVCGLLNIRLSDNTLLIQDKYVTGYSNVEEALVSFVSEVPFYLEDKLKEHGAHYTKAMIPFVEFIEMDERLITGQNSHSARKVASKALEELFEK, from the coding sequence ATGAAAGTCCTGATCGTTTGCACGAACCACGATTCCTATCCTGCCAAAACCAATAAAACAGGTCTCTGGCTGAATGAATTGACGCATTTTTACGATGTAATGGCCAGGCGACGCATCATCATGGATTTTGTGAGCCCGCTGGGCGGCGCCATACCGGTGGACGAAAGGAGCCTCGACCTGAAAGACGAATGCAATGCGCGGTACTGGGAAGACGCCGCATTCCGCGAGAAGCTGCAAAATTCACTCAAACCATCCGACATTATCGCCAGCGACTATCGCGTGATCTACTTTGCCGGGGGCCACGGCGCGATGTGGGATTTTGAAGAAAATATCGAGCTGCAAACCATCGCCCGGACGATCTATGAACGCAACGGCATGATCATCGCCGTGGCGCATGGCGTGTGCGGATTGCTCAATATCCGGCTTTCGGACAACACATTGCTCATCCAGGACAAATACGTAACCGGATATTCCAATGTTGAAGAAGCACTGGTAAGCTTTGTCAGCGAAGTGCCATTTTACCTGGAAGACAAATTAAAGGAGCACGGCGCGCATTATACCAAAGCCATGATACCGTTCGTCGAGTTCATTGAAATGGACGAACGGCTCATTACCGGGCAAAATTCGCATTCCGCCCGGAAAGTAGCCAGCAAAGCGCTTGAAGAGCTTTTTGAAAAATAA
- the pyrF gene encoding orotidine-5'-phosphate decarboxylase → MTYQELFQQISTKRSYLCVGLDTDIRKIPAHLSKTDDPIFEFNKQIIDATADHCVSYKPNIAFYEALGPKGWESLQKTVEYIPKSHFTIADAKRGDIGNTSGLYARAFFDKASSGLDFDSITVAPYMGSDSVTPFLAFENKWVILLALTSNPGSADFQRLDVGDAALFENVLRTSQTWAGAERMMYVVGATQASDFEKIRTVVPDHFLLVPGVGAQGGNLEEVSKFGMNKSCGLLVNASRSIIYAGNGTDFAEKAKQEARALQQEMAIYLDKYL, encoded by the coding sequence ATGACGTATCAAGAGCTCTTCCAGCAAATTTCGACTAAAAGGTCTTATTTGTGTGTGGGATTGGACACCGACATCCGCAAAATCCCGGCGCATTTGTCGAAAACCGACGATCCTATTTTTGAATTCAACAAGCAGATCATCGACGCCACCGCGGACCACTGTGTTTCGTACAAACCGAACATCGCGTTTTACGAAGCATTGGGCCCAAAAGGTTGGGAGAGCCTTCAAAAAACCGTCGAATACATTCCAAAAAGCCATTTCACGATTGCTGATGCCAAGCGGGGCGATATCGGGAACACTTCGGGATTGTACGCCCGCGCATTTTTCGATAAAGCATCATCCGGCCTTGATTTCGATTCGATTACCGTGGCGCCTTACATGGGCAGCGACTCGGTAACGCCTTTCCTTGCATTCGAAAACAAATGGGTGATCCTGCTCGCATTGACCTCCAACCCTGGCAGCGCCGATTTCCAGCGGCTCGATGTGGGCGACGCTGCCTTATTTGAAAATGTCCTGCGCACGTCGCAAACCTGGGCGGGTGCCGAGCGCATGATGTACGTGGTAGGCGCAACGCAGGCTTCCGATTTCGAGAAAATCCGCACCGTTGTGCCCGACCATTTCCTCCTCGTGCCCGGCGTGGGCGCGCAAGGCGGTAACCTGGAAGAAGTTTCGAAGTTTGGTATGAACAAAAGCTGCGGCCTGCTCGTGAATGCATCGCGCAGCATTATCTACGCCGGCAATGGAACCGATTTCGCCGAAAAAGCCAAACAGGAAGCCCGGGCGCTCCAACAGGAAATGGCCATTTACCTAGACAAATATCTCTAA
- a CDS encoding ATP-binding cassette domain-containing protein, protein MTLISLQNVSVRKYESTVLSEINWNIEEGENWAIVGPNGAGKSVLLDVLAGRWPVLNGKISYAWTSPLRETIELASNDYSFNRIVSAGAEYYQQRFHAYESERAPSVRAILTDQLKPVGTVDDKSVTLAPSKVTDDELARVSGLLSITHLLDHPFVTLSNGETRRMLLAKSLLKEPKVLMLDNAFSGLDVHSREVLRSALTELTIQGVTIIMATTATEIPPCITHVLELEAGHIRAKQAVGTFQSGAGHAPHFPQPDPQKLAHFGHPEFTDFTNALDLRNIRVKYGEDQILDSVNWKIAKGEKWALSGPNGSGKSTLLSIITADNPQRFANDYDLFDQKRGGAGASIWDIKQKIGHVSPELHLYFPRNTTVFKTIASGFFDATGVFFKKLTETQIERVHEVAELLHVHELIEKDFSQLSKGQQRMVLLARALVKNPPLLILDEPCQGLDADAIDYFKSVVNAICDTDQRTLIYVSHYPHEIPSCVTHYLKLEKGKVLESL, encoded by the coding sequence ATGACACTCATTTCGCTACAAAACGTTTCTGTCCGCAAATACGAATCCACCGTCCTTTCCGAGATTAACTGGAATATAGAAGAAGGAGAAAACTGGGCGATCGTTGGCCCGAACGGCGCCGGTAAGTCGGTGCTGCTGGACGTACTTGCGGGCAGATGGCCTGTTTTGAATGGCAAAATCAGCTACGCATGGACGTCGCCGCTGCGTGAAACGATCGAACTCGCTTCGAACGACTATTCCTTTAATCGCATTGTGAGTGCCGGCGCCGAATATTACCAGCAGCGGTTCCACGCCTACGAGTCCGAGCGTGCACCTTCCGTGCGCGCGATCCTCACCGACCAGCTGAAACCGGTCGGCACCGTGGACGATAAATCCGTGACGCTGGCCCCTTCAAAAGTGACCGACGACGAGTTAGCGCGGGTAAGCGGACTGCTGTCCATTACCCATCTGCTCGACCACCCATTTGTGACCCTTTCCAACGGCGAAACGCGACGGATGCTTTTGGCAAAATCCCTGTTGAAAGAACCGAAGGTGCTGATGCTCGACAATGCATTCAGCGGCCTGGATGTGCATTCGCGGGAAGTACTTCGAAGTGCCTTGACGGAACTGACTATTCAAGGCGTCACCATCATCATGGCCACCACAGCCACCGAAATACCCCCTTGCATTACCCATGTGCTCGAACTCGAAGCAGGGCATATCCGCGCAAAACAGGCCGTAGGAACATTCCAATCGGGAGCAGGCCACGCGCCGCATTTCCCCCAGCCCGACCCGCAAAAGCTCGCGCATTTTGGACATCCTGAATTTACGGACTTCACAAACGCGCTCGATCTCCGGAATATCCGCGTCAAATACGGCGAAGATCAGATCCTGGACAGCGTGAACTGGAAAATAGCGAAGGGTGAAAAATGGGCGCTATCCGGCCCGAACGGCTCGGGCAAATCCACATTGCTCAGCATTATCACTGCCGATAACCCGCAGCGCTTTGCGAATGACTATGATTTGTTCGATCAGAAACGCGGCGGCGCGGGCGCATCGATCTGGGATATCAAGCAGAAAATCGGACACGTTTCGCCGGAGCTGCATTTGTATTTCCCTAGAAACACAACTGTTTTCAAGACGATCGCATCCGGCTTTTTCGATGCTACGGGCGTTTTCTTCAAAAAACTCACCGAAACGCAGATCGAACGGGTACATGAGGTTGCCGAACTCCTGCACGTGCATGAACTGATCGAAAAGGACTTCTCCCAACTATCCAAAGGACAGCAAAGAATGGTGCTGCTTGCCCGTGCATTGGTCAAAAACCCGCCGCTGCTCATCCTCGACGAGCCTTGCCAGGGGTTGGACGCAGATGCGATTGATTATTTCAAATCGGTAGTCAATGCAATCTGCGATACCGACCAGCGCACGCTGATCTACGTTTCGCATTACCCGCATGAAATTCCCAGCTGCGTGACGCATTATTTGAAACTGGAAAAAGGAAAAGTGCTCGAATCGCTCTGA
- a CDS encoding sensor histidine kinase has protein sequence MQNSEELKWALLIASMAMLAMAFCMIAFVMYYQKKRFEEEKKINDIEKNYNRLLLDTALNSEETERRRIAQDLHDDIGTMLSLTKLSLNQLSKLVASSGDEKEESIMKKSQSLVEETILHVRRITRDLVPTTLERFGLMEAIEEFIHKLEENNNLVIAFQSNTEEFPRQGQKLELTLYRIMQELVNNAIKHASCTKIDIVLEIDEEMIGLRVTDDGVGFDPEKIKESNLAGLGLLGIESRLAIVNGTVQYEQPAKGGSSAIARIPVNPASGNKPEPLHPFRRERVNI, from the coding sequence ATGCAAAACAGTGAAGAACTGAAATGGGCACTGCTGATTGCTTCCATGGCCATGCTGGCCATGGCGTTTTGCATGATTGCGTTCGTGATGTATTACCAGAAGAAGCGCTTCGAGGAAGAAAAGAAGATCAACGACATTGAAAAAAATTACAACCGACTCCTCCTCGATACCGCGTTGAACTCCGAAGAAACGGAACGAAGGCGGATTGCGCAGGATTTGCACGACGATATCGGCACAATGCTCTCACTCACCAAGCTTAGTCTCAATCAGTTGAGTAAATTGGTAGCCAGCTCGGGGGACGAGAAAGAGGAAAGCATTATGAAAAAGTCGCAGTCGCTCGTGGAAGAGACCATCCTGCACGTGCGGCGCATCACACGGGACCTCGTACCCACCACGCTCGAACGTTTCGGACTGATGGAGGCGATCGAGGAATTCATTCACAAGCTGGAAGAGAACAACAACCTGGTGATCGCCTTTCAGTCCAATACAGAAGAATTTCCGCGTCAGGGCCAGAAACTGGAACTGACGCTTTACCGCATTATGCAAGAGCTGGTGAACAATGCGATTAAGCATGCCAGCTGCACAAAAATCGATATTGTGCTGGAAATCGACGAAGAAATGATAGGTTTGCGGGTTACCGACGACGGCGTCGGCTTCGACCCTGAGAAAATAAAGGAGAGCAACCTGGCCGGTCTCGGTCTGCTGGGAATCGAAAGCCGGCTGGCGATCGTGAACGGGACCGTCCAATATGAGCAACCGGCCAAGGGCGGTTCGAGCGCCATTGCGAGGATTCCGGTCAATCCGGCGTCCGGTAACAAACCTGAACCTTTACATCCATTCCGCCGGGAGCGTGTGAATATTTAA
- the lysA gene encoding diaminopimelate decarboxylase, whose amino-acid sequence MQLSDHYPYSIQGIDPIQLTKQYGSPLYVYDGATIRRKAAELQYAFAGVNMKIKFACKANTNLAILRLMREIGVELDVVSPGELEMGKIAGYDASQITFTPSGVDFEEVREAVETGAIVNVDSLPLLEWFGQTYGNSKPCMIRIKPNVAAGGHTKIMTAHADSKFGISVLLLDEILEMIKKYDIKVIGLHQHTGSDIKDAEPFLKVADILLETAKHFPDLQIIDLGGGFKVSYLPGDAITDMDLLGKKISKRFRTFCEEYGRDLQLWFEPGKFLVSESGFLFVTTNVVKEDPARNFVHVDSGLNHLIRPMMYGSYHHILNISNPKGEPKHYNVVGYICETDTFATDRELPEVRQGDVLAFLNAGAYGLTMSSNYNARFRPAEVLIDNGEAKLVRRRETMEDLLRTQTGL is encoded by the coding sequence ATGCAACTCTCTGACCACTACCCCTATTCGATCCAGGGAATCGACCCGATCCAGCTTACCAAGCAGTATGGAAGCCCACTTTACGTGTACGATGGCGCCACCATCCGCCGAAAAGCGGCCGAGCTGCAATATGCATTTGCGGGGGTGAATATGAAGATCAAGTTTGCCTGCAAAGCCAATACTAACCTCGCGATTCTCCGACTGATGCGTGAAATCGGGGTAGAACTCGATGTTGTTTCTCCGGGAGAACTTGAAATGGGGAAAATCGCCGGGTACGATGCCAGCCAGATCACTTTCACGCCCAGCGGCGTGGACTTTGAGGAAGTGCGCGAGGCGGTGGAAACGGGCGCGATCGTGAATGTCGACAGCCTTCCGTTGCTGGAATGGTTTGGCCAGACATACGGCAACTCAAAACCGTGCATGATCCGCATAAAGCCCAATGTAGCCGCCGGCGGGCATACCAAAATCATGACTGCGCACGCCGATTCCAAGTTCGGGATTTCGGTACTGCTGCTGGACGAGATCCTGGAAATGATCAAAAAATACGATATCAAAGTGATCGGCCTGCATCAGCACACCGGTTCGGACATCAAAGACGCCGAGCCGTTCCTGAAAGTAGCCGATATTCTCCTGGAAACCGCAAAGCATTTCCCCGATCTCCAAATCATTGATTTGGGCGGCGGCTTCAAGGTTTCTTACCTGCCGGGCGATGCCATTACGGATATGGATTTGCTGGGTAAAAAGATTTCCAAACGCTTCCGGACATTCTGCGAGGAATACGGGCGCGATTTGCAGCTCTGGTTTGAACCGGGCAAATTCCTGGTGAGCGAATCGGGTTTCCTGTTTGTGACCACCAACGTGGTGAAAGAAGATCCCGCGCGCAACTTCGTGCACGTGGATTCTGGCCTGAACCACCTCATCCGCCCGATGATGTATGGCTCCTACCACCACATCCTCAACATTTCAAACCCGAAAGGCGAGCCCAAGCATTACAATGTAGTGGGTTACATCTGCGAAACCGACACATTCGCGACAGACCGCGAGCTGCCCGAAGTACGCCAGGGCGATGTACTCGCATTCCTCAACGCAGGCGCCTATGGCCTCACGATGAGCTCCAACTACAATGCCCGCTTCCGCCCGGCCGAAGTGCTGATCGACAATGGCGAAGCGAAACTGGTGAGGCGCCGCGAAACGATGGAGGACTTGCTGAGAACACAAACCGGCCTTTAA
- the rfbC gene encoding dTDP-4-dehydrorhamnose 3,5-epimerase translates to MQIRETSIAGLVEIFPRVFGDDRGMFFESFNEEAFTKLGLPVNFVQDNQSFSKKGVVRGLHFQNAPFAQGKLVRVITGRVLDVAVDIRPGSPTFGKHEVFELSGEQNNIAYIPEGFAHGFVALEDTIFSYKCTNLYNKESESGILWNDPDLNIDWGIADPIVSEKDLVLPTFRSLFGELTK, encoded by the coding sequence ATGCAGATTCGAGAAACTTCCATTGCCGGTCTAGTTGAAATTTTTCCAAGGGTCTTCGGTGACGACCGTGGGATGTTCTTTGAATCGTTTAATGAGGAAGCATTTACCAAACTCGGGCTGCCTGTGAATTTTGTGCAGGACAACCAGTCGTTTTCGAAGAAGGGCGTAGTGCGGGGCCTGCATTTTCAGAATGCGCCGTTTGCGCAGGGCAAGCTCGTGCGCGTGATCACGGGTAGGGTGCTGGATGTGGCGGTGGATATCCGTCCGGGTTCACCTACTTTCGGAAAGCACGAAGTTTTCGAACTAAGCGGCGAGCAAAACAACATTGCCTACATTCCGGAAGGCTTCGCGCATGGTTTTGTGGCGTTGGAGGATACGATTTTCAGCTACAAGTGTACTAACCTCTATAATAAAGAGTCGGAGTCAGGGATTCTCTGGAACGATCCCGATCTGAACATCGACTGGGGCATTGCCGATCCGATCGTTTCCGAAAAAGATCTGGTGCTTCCTACTTTCCGCTCCCTGTTCGGCGAGTTGACGAAGTAA
- a CDS encoding type 1 glutamine amidotransferase domain-containing protein, with translation MNLIKVAILVADGFEQVEMTCPRKVLNQHGATTHVISPNKDIVKGWSHLDWGENHKVDVPLDMARAEYYDALLLPGGVMGLDALRINHKAVDFVRAFFFAGKPVAAICHGPQILIDADVVLGRTLTSYAAIRHDLENAGAIWVDQEVVTNNGLVTSRTTDDLSAFVDTMIKEFNMELHQ, from the coding sequence ATGAATTTGATCAAAGTCGCTATACTGGTTGCCGATGGATTTGAGCAGGTCGAAATGACATGCCCCAGAAAAGTCCTAAACCAACACGGAGCGACTACTCACGTTATCTCGCCCAACAAAGACATCGTAAAAGGGTGGAGCCATCTCGATTGGGGCGAAAACCACAAAGTGGATGTGCCGCTCGACATGGCCCGCGCCGAATACTACGACGCGCTGCTGCTTCCTGGCGGTGTAATGGGCCTGGACGCCTTGCGGATCAACCACAAAGCGGTCGATTTCGTGCGCGCATTCTTCTTTGCAGGCAAGCCCGTAGCGGCAATTTGCCACGGACCACAAATCCTGATCGACGCCGACGTTGTGCTGGGCCGCACCCTCACCTCTTACGCCGCCATCCGCCACGACCTCGAAAACGCTGGCGCCATTTGGGTGGACCAGGAAGTAGTTACCAACAACGGATTGGTTACAAGCCGCACCACGGACGACCTTTCGGCGTTCGTCGACACGATGATTAAGGAATTCAATATGGAACTACATCAGTAG
- the clpB gene encoding ATP-dependent chaperone ClpB translates to MNFNQYTIKAQEVIQHAAQMVQGNQQQAIETGHVLKSILEEDPNTSLFLLNKLNISADVLDNRLQKILDGYPRVSGGQPYLGNDMAAASGKAQNYLKEFGDEFISIELLMLGILSGKDSTANLMKELGFKEKELINAIKELRGKNNPVKDQNAEAKYRSLERYSKNLNELAKAGKIDPVIGRDEEIRRVLQILSRRTKNNPILLGEPGVGKTAIVEGLAQRIVQGDVPENLKSKTIVSLDMGLLIAGAKYKGEFEERLKAVIKEVTDSEGEIVLFIDEIHTLIGAGGGGESAMDAANLLKPALARGELHAIGATTLKEYQKYVEKDKALERRFQAVMVDEPNISDAISILRGIKEKYELHHGVRIQDDAVIAAVELSNRYISDRFLPDKAIDLMDEAASKLRLEMDSVPEELDELNRRIMQLEIEREAIRRENNKDKETVLNKEIADLSEQRNALRAQWENEKGKVNEVRSLKEQSEQLRLEAEQAERAGDFGKVAEIRYGRIPEVNAKLEELQKSENAESLMQEEITPEDIAEVVAKWTGIPVSKMLQSDREKLLQLEEHLHQRVAGQNEAIEVVSDAVRRSRAGLQDAKRPIGSFLFLGPTGVGKTELAKTLAEYLFNDENAMVRIDMSEYQERHAVSRLVGAPPGYVGYDEGGQLTEAVRRKPYSVILLDEIEKAHPDVWNILLQVLDEGRLTDNKGRVANFKNTIIIMTSNIGSHIIQEKFAEDEGWNHTLVVEEAKQAVLDLLKASVRPEFLNRIDEIVLFEPLSLKNIRKIVDIQFKGIQNMLKEQGITLDATDEALTKLGEDGFDPAFGARPLKRVLQRRILNELSKGILSGHVAKDSVIMMELDSNGELIFENVGGVEI, encoded by the coding sequence ATGAACTTTAACCAATATACCATTAAGGCACAGGAGGTGATCCAGCACGCGGCCCAGATGGTGCAGGGCAACCAGCAGCAAGCCATCGAAACCGGTCACGTGCTCAAATCCATCCTGGAAGAGGACCCCAACACTTCATTATTTCTATTGAACAAACTCAATATCAGCGCGGACGTTCTCGATAACCGTTTGCAAAAGATATTGGACGGCTACCCGCGCGTGAGCGGAGGCCAGCCCTACCTGGGCAACGACATGGCCGCTGCGAGCGGCAAAGCGCAGAATTACCTGAAAGAATTCGGCGACGAGTTCATCAGCATCGAACTGCTGATGCTGGGTATTCTCAGCGGAAAAGATTCCACAGCAAACCTGATGAAGGAGCTGGGTTTCAAAGAGAAGGAACTGATCAATGCAATTAAAGAACTTAGAGGAAAGAATAACCCTGTGAAAGATCAAAATGCGGAAGCCAAATACCGCTCCCTGGAACGGTACAGCAAAAACTTGAATGAATTGGCCAAAGCCGGAAAAATTGACCCGGTAATCGGCCGCGACGAAGAAATCAGGCGCGTGTTGCAGATTTTGAGTCGCCGTACCAAAAACAACCCGATCCTGCTCGGCGAGCCGGGTGTAGGTAAAACGGCGATTGTGGAAGGACTCGCCCAGCGCATTGTGCAGGGCGACGTTCCCGAAAACCTGAAATCGAAAACAATCGTGTCGCTCGACATGGGCTTGCTCATTGCCGGCGCGAAATACAAAGGTGAATTTGAGGAAAGGCTGAAAGCGGTTATCAAAGAAGTAACCGATTCGGAAGGCGAAATCGTGCTCTTCATTGACGAGATCCACACGCTCATCGGAGCCGGTGGCGGCGGCGAAAGCGCAATGGACGCAGCGAACCTGTTGAAACCGGCCCTCGCCCGCGGCGAACTGCACGCGATAGGCGCAACCACATTGAAGGAATATCAGAAATACGTCGAGAAAGACAAGGCATTAGAACGCCGATTCCAGGCGGTAATGGTGGATGAACCGAACATTTCCGACGCAATCAGCATTCTCCGGGGTATTAAGGAAAAATATGAACTGCACCACGGCGTGCGCATTCAGGACGATGCGGTGATCGCCGCGGTAGAGCTTTCGAACCGCTACATTAGCGACCGCTTCCTGCCCGATAAGGCCATTGACCTCATGGACGAGGCCGCTTCGAAATTGCGACTCGAAATGGACAGCGTACCCGAAGAACTCGACGAACTGAACCGCCGGATCATGCAGCTCGAAATCGAGCGCGAGGCGATCCGTCGTGAAAATAACAAGGACAAAGAAACCGTCCTGAACAAGGAAATCGCCGATCTCAGCGAACAGCGCAATGCATTGAGAGCCCAATGGGAGAATGAAAAAGGCAAGGTAAACGAGGTGCGCTCGCTGAAAGAGCAAAGCGAACAGCTGCGTCTCGAAGCGGAACAGGCCGAACGTGCGGGCGATTTCGGAAAAGTTGCGGAGATCCGCTACGGACGCATTCCGGAAGTGAATGCGAAGCTGGAAGAACTGCAAAAATCCGAAAATGCGGAAAGCCTGATGCAGGAAGAGATCACGCCGGAAGACATTGCGGAAGTAGTAGCGAAATGGACGGGTATTCCGGTGAGCAAAATGCTGCAAAGCGACCGCGAAAAACTGCTGCAACTCGAAGAACACCTGCACCAGCGCGTAGCCGGCCAGAATGAAGCCATTGAAGTCGTTTCCGACGCCGTACGCCGCAGCCGCGCAGGCTTGCAGGATGCGAAACGCCCCATCGGCAGCTTCCTCTTCCTCGGCCCGACCGGCGTAGGTAAAACCGAACTCGCGAAAACGTTGGCGGAATACCTCTTCAATGACGAAAACGCCATGGTCCGCATTGATATGAGCGAATACCAGGAGCGCCACGCGGTAAGCCGCCTGGTGGGAGCGCCTCCGGGATACGTGGGTTACGACGAAGGCGGCCAGCTTACCGAAGCCGTACGCCGCAAACCGTACAGCGTGATCCTGCTCGACGAGATCGAAAAAGCGCACCCGGACGTTTGGAATATCCTGCTCCAAGTGCTCGACGAAGGCCGCTTGACCGACAACAAAGGTCGCGTGGCAAACTTCAAGAACACGATTATCATCATGACGTCGAACATCGGCAGCCATATTATCCAGGAAAAATTTGCTGAGGATGAAGGCTGGAATCACACGCTGGTGGTGGAAGAGGCCAAACAGGCCGTGCTCGATCTGCTGAAAGCTTCGGTAAGGCCCGAGTTCCTGAACCGGATCGATGAGATCGTGCTGTTTGAACCGCTGTCGCTGAAAAACATCCGCAAAATTGTGGATATCCAGTTCAAAGGCATTCAGAACATGCTCAAAGAACAGGGCATCACGCTCGACGCAACCGACGAAGCGCTTACCAAACTCGGCGAAGACGGGTTCGATCCGGCATTCGGTGCACGTCCATTGAAACGCGTGCTTCAAAGAAGAATCCTGAACGAATTATCGAAAGGTATTCTGAGCGGGCACGTGGCGAAAGATTCGGTGATCATGATGGAACTGGATTCCAACGGCGAGCTGATCTTCGAAAATGTAGGCGGTGTAGAGATCTAA